Proteins co-encoded in one Ziziphus jujuba cultivar Dongzao chromosome 9, ASM3175591v1 genomic window:
- the LOC112492793 gene encoding uncharacterized protein LOC112492793, which translates to MCLLPNPSPPLYDFSTDRSPPLSDFKPSITTFLAVYISTDTQNDEDYCTAGSKAEEKKVEETAFEVKLEKFENAAKIKVIKEVRAFTNLGLKEAKVLVEKAPVLFKQEVTKEEPNDMIEKIKAAG; encoded by the exons ATGTGTCTCTTGCCGAACCCTTCACCGCCTCTCTACGATTTCTCAACAGACCGTTCTCCGCCTCTCTCTGATTTCAAACCCTCG ATAACAACGTTTCTAGCAGTCTATATCTCCACTGATACACAAAACGATGAGGATTATTGCACTGCCGGTTCAAAGGCTGAAGAGAAGAAGGTAGAGGAGACAGCTtttgaagtgaagttggagaaGTTTGAAAATGCTGCAAAAATCAAGGTGATTAAAGAAGTAAGGGCCTTTACCAATCTAGGATTGAAGGAAGCTAAAGTGCTGGTTGAGAAGGCACCTGTTTTGTTTAAACAAGAAGTTACCAAAGAAGAACCAAATGACATGATAGAGAAGATAAAGGCTGCTGGGTGA